In Spodoptera frugiperda isolate SF20-4 chromosome 4, AGI-APGP_CSIRO_Sfru_2.0, whole genome shotgun sequence, a single window of DNA contains:
- the LOC118272481 gene encoding uncharacterized protein LOC118272481 isoform X7 has translation MCHLFKHRPLLYGKALKVKLMMRRPINQLVAQGIMPPLKTPPAYFEQCKQLERAKTGDLLKAKIQRRPDRQELERRHILEQESHVDPSLAEKQRMLKKARLADQLNDQLSHRPGPLELIKKNILHTEETIETAVKSGTLAFKATSEGASGRPQHPSSYCGPPEEVSPSPSPPSTLSPVSVASPPQHPAPGKDKNRKKNKQKQQPKARFKFHEYKGPPNAAKASSPPGSVETPYELLLQQQQLLLQLMLPASPAPSSAASVASDSSDAYPAHPAPPPPPPLPVPAGVTLVAPARFEDMKVSDLRAECKRRNLRVSGPKPQLIDRLRPFLLEKQEEPPKSPASVASFVSIASPEVKLEPEPPEDIVQSQRRQIEELERKLEASRQQLEAVRREAAGAAASDQSRRLLQAHLCVSQLRAQLDALQQPAAPAPAPRLVLAASDAAPDRLVRLFTVTPPAAPDAAHDSTPQKPANPAYILNGVKVVPIAILPTHYEPERAAPPPPPPPPPPPPPMPQVQLGADVHDAENSQIMDDVLEILVENGELPPSAVVDATVAPSLDTSYVSNGTNGFAPTDVLTDDVLNDNHVRDSLAADELQRELDDIQNEIMNHADLQAVNANNRCQVDPSTSDIDTDITVDLLSNGEFHTDFGSDPNSVDNDDFFGSLLSGDGGDRLEDKSQAMDIGEDVPDRMSMTPLTNGDILDHTRTGFEYMDDLSLPSFQNEESRHDSFDERPCEIDLKEFGIDTGSHMHVDGDAYEYMDTELIPNLFGRGHVAPCDPLLGGAGPGPLAPRPARKHYSWDRIEYDAT, from the exons ATGTGCCATCTATTCAAGCATCGTCCATTGTTGTATGGAAAAG CTTTAAAAGTGAAGCTGATGATGAGGCGGCCAATCAACCAGCTTGTGGCTCAAGGAATCATGCCGC CTTTAAAAACACCACCAGCGTATTTCGAGCAATGCAAGCAATTAGAGAGAGCGAAAACGGGAGACttattaaaagcaaaaataCAACGGCGTCCGGACCGACAGGAGCTCGAACGAAGACACATATTGGAACAA GAGAGTCATGTCGATCCCAGTCTAGCCGAAAAGCAACGCATGCTAAAAAAGGCACGTTTAGCGGATCAGCTCAACGACCAACTGTCACATCGTCCTGGTCCGCTCgagttaataaagaaaaacatactACACACAGAGGAGACTATTGAAACCGCAGTAAAGAGTGGCACTCTCGCGTTCAAAGCGACCAGTGAAGGCGCATCGGGCCGACCTCAACATCCGTCTTCGTATTGCGGCCCGCCTGAGGAGGTCTCTCCCTCGCCCTCGCCGCCCTCCACACTCTCCCCAGTCAGCGTCGCCTCGCCGCCGCAGCACCCGGCTCCCGGCAAGGACAAGAATAGGAAGAAGAATAAACAAAAGCAACAACCTAAAGCGAGGTTTAAGTTTCACGAATACAAAGGGCCTCCGAATGCAGCAAAAGCGTCGTCACCTCCGGGGTCCGTGGAGACTCCGTACGAGCTGTTGCTGCAGCAGCAACAGTTGCTGTTGCAGCTCATGCTGCCCGCGTCGCCCGCGCCGTCGTCGGCCGCGTCCGTGGCCTCCGACTCGTCGGACGCGTACCCCGCGCACCCCgcgccgcccccgccgccgcccctGCCCGTGCCCGCCGGCGTCACGCTCGTTGCGCCCGCGCGCTTCGAAGATATGAAAGTGTCCGACTTGCGCGCCGAGTGCAAGCGACGTAACCTTCGGGTATCGGGGCCCAAACCACAACTGATCGACCGACTGCGGCCCTTCCTACTCGAGAAACAAGAAGAACCCCCGAAGTCACCGGCGTCGGTAGCTTCTTTTGTGTCGATCGCATCTCCAGAAGTGAaattggagccggagcccccggAAGATATCGTTCAATCGCAGCGAAGGCAGATAGAGGAGCTCGAGAGAAAACTGGAAGCGTCGCGTCAGCAGCTGGAAGCTGTGCGGCGCGaggcggcgggcgcggccgcCAGCGACCAGAGCCGGCGTCTGCTGCAGGCGCATCTCTGTGTGTCGCAGCTGCGCGCGCAGCTCGACGCGCTGCAGCagcccgccgcgcccgcgcccgcaccGCGCCTGGTGCTGGCCGCGTCGGACGCCGCGCCCGACCGCCTCGTGCGCCTGTTCACCGTgacgccgcccgccgcgcccgacGCGGCGCACGACTCCACGCCGCAGAAGCCCGCCAACCCGGCCTATATACTCAATGGCGTGAAGGTGGTCCCTATCGCCATCCTGCCGACGCACTACGAGCCGGAGCGTGCGGCGCCGCCCCCtcccccgccgccgccgcccccacCGCCTCCGATGCCGCAGGTTCAACTGGGTGCCGATGTACACGATGCTGAGAATAGTCAAATAATGGATGACGTACTCGAGATCCTCGTGGAAAATGGTGAGTTACCACCTTCGGCCGTTGTCGATGCGACCGTCGCTCCATCATTAGATACGAGCTACGTTTCTAACGGCACCAACGGCTTTGCTCCAACGGATGTCTTGACAGACGATGTACTCAATGATAATCATGTTCGAGATTCACTCGCCGCAGATGAGCTCCAAAGGGAACTTGATGAtatacaaaatgaaattatgAACCATGCGGACTTGCAAGCTGTTAACGCGAATAATCGGTGTCAAGTCGATCCCTCAACATCGGACATCGATACAGACATAACGGTTGACTTGTTGTCTAATGGGGAATTTCACACAGACTTTGGGTCCGATCCAAATTCAGTCGACAACGACGATTTCTTCGGTAGTCTACTGTCTGGTGATGGTGGAGACCGATTAGAAGATAAATCACAGGCGATGGATATCGGTGAGGACGTACCGGATAGAATGAGCATGACTCCACTAACGAACGGAGACATATTAGATCACACACGAACCGGGTTCGAATACATGGACGATCTATCACTGCCGTCGTTCCAGAACGAGGAATCCCGTCACGACTCGTTCGACGAGCGGCCGTGCGAGATCGACCTGAAGGAGTTCGGGATCGACACGGGCTCGCACATGCACGTGGACGGGGACGCGTACGAGTACATGGACACGGAGCTCATCCCCAACCTGTTCGGGCGCGGGCACGTGGCGCCGTGCGACCCGCTGCTGGGCGGCGCGGGCCCGGGCCCGCTGGCGCCGCGCCCGGCCCGCAAGCACTACTCCTGGGACCGCATCGAGTACGACGCCACCTGA